In Oncorhynchus keta strain PuntledgeMale-10-30-2019 chromosome 19, Oket_V2, whole genome shotgun sequence, a single genomic region encodes these proteins:
- the si:ch211-133n4.6 gene encoding uncharacterized protein si:ch211-133n4.6, producing the protein MLTRNFLIFCSLAVLLVQADFDTNNDHAAQAMSTDKDSTSEEAPTESINAISSDQPNAPKPNGVTGPGVAANSVEDQEEDESSDEGLKEKNVPPPPPPTPAPQQNSGKLVGPAGGNRRKAPAPQQKRRSRPSRRQQ; encoded by the exons ATGTTGACCAG GAATTTTCTCATCTTCTGCTCTCTGGCAGTTCTGCTAGTACAAGCTGACTTCGACACTAATAACG ATCACGCTGCCCAAGCCATGTCCACAG ATAAGGACTCAACCTCGGAGGAAGCTCCAACTG AGAGCATAAATGCCATCTCCTCGGATCAGCCTAACG CTCCTAAACCTAATGGGGTCACTGGACCTG GTGTTGCAGCAAACAGTGTTGAGGACCAGGAGG AGGATGAAAGCTCAGATGAAGGTCTGAAAGAAAAAaatgttcctcctcctcctcctcctactcctgcTCCACAACAAAACTCAGGAAAGTTAGTTGGGCCAGCAGGCGGGAACCGGAGAAAGGCCCCAGCCCCACAACAAAAGAGGAGATCACGACCCTCCCGCCGTCAGCAGTGA